In Camelina sativa cultivar DH55 chromosome 17, Cs, whole genome shotgun sequence, the genomic stretch TGACATGAATTCTTACACATGCTTTGTTTGGCTATTATTGCCAAAAAGTTTACTATTATCATTCCCAAAATTTTCTAAGTTCATTTATGCTTCGCCAACGATCTGATGGTCTTTGTCCATGGAGATAAGACATCTATTCAAGGTGTACTGTGAGTGtctttgatgattttgcagTTCATTCAGGACTGAATATTAGTTTGGAGAAATCAACTTTATTTATGGCTGGTGTCTCCACTGATCAGAAAAGCGAGATCCTTCAGTAATTCCCCTTTGCTTCTGGCTCTTTACCGATTCGGTATCTCGGCCTCCCACTCCTCCCAAAGCGCATGTCCTCTGCAGACTATCGCCCTCTGATTGAACAAATACGTTCGAAGATAAACTCTTGGACGGCTAGAACACTCTCGTTTGCTGGACGTCTACAGCTTCTCCGCTCTATCATTTTCAGCATTACAAACTTTTGGATTTCTGCATTTAGACTTCCACGAGCCTGCATTCGCGAAATTGATCAACTGTGTTCAGCGTTTCTGTGGTCTGGTCCTTCTCTGAATGCTAAGAAGACTAAGGTTGCATGGTCAGAGGTTTGTCTCCCTAAGTCTGAGGGTGGTTTGGGGCTTTGTTCATTACATGAGGCTAATAATGTGAGTGTCCTCAAGTTGATTTGGAGAATCCTCTCTGCCAAGAATTCACTATGGGTTAACTGGATCCACCGTTACCTCATTTGCAGTGGTTCTTTCTGGTCAGAAAAAGATAATACCGTTGCTGGATCCTGGATATGGAAGAAGCTTCTGAAGTACAGGGACCTAGCAAAACAGTTTCACCGCATAGAGGTTTACAATGGTGAGTCCACTTCATTCTGGTTTGATGACTGGAGTTCTCTGGGCCGTCTATATGAGAAAGCTGGGGATCGTGGTTGTTTAACTATGGGAATACCAATCTCAAGTACGGTAGCTGAAGCAATGGACCAGACTCGCCGTAGACGGTATTGGAATGAGCTCCTCAGCTTGGTTGAAGAAGAACTTCACCGGAAACGTCTTGAAACGTGTTCATAACAGACAAGATGTTTCTCTATAGAAGCGGAAAGGTAACACTTATCATAAGACCTTTCGAATGAAGGACACCTGGTTACACATCCATGGAACGCATCCATTAATGGAGGAGGCTCGAGTATTTGGTTCGCTCATGCAACCCCATGATTTGCTTTTCTCACTTGGCTGTTGGTGAAAAACAGACTCGCAACAGGGGAACGAATGGTAAACTGGAACACAACCGCAAACACAAGTTGTGTGTTCTGCAATCATCCGATGGAGACACGAGAGCATTTGTTCTTTCTATGTTCGTTCACGCAGCAGCTTTGGGAGTCGTTGGTGAAAAGACTAATCACGGACAAGTACACAACGAATTGGATGCAGGTGATACACATGCTTATGGGGACAGAGTTGGACAATACACAATGGTTCTTATTGAATTATGTTTTTCAGAATGTTATCCACTCAATTTGACGGGAGAGAACTGATAGGAGGCATGGAGAACCATCCTCATCGGTGGAGAAGCTAGTGAAGATCATAGACAAAAACATCCGTAACAGGATAAACACAATGCCAGACAAGGATGACACCCTCATTCTAGCTTGGCTGGCCTCAAGGTTCAACTGAtactattgatttttttcttttctttttcaaaaagtttaagTATGTAAACATCAGTTTATAAAAACTGctgtaaaacgtttattttttctttgaatataatttaacattaaaaaaaagaacaataagaaaattaacACTTAAAAGATGGTAAAAACTGtgatattctttttatttatattctaattttagaataaaaaataatttacatgattgttttaaaagttttttttgataaaacattatgcaataaaattatatgctaaaCATTATGTTAAATCATATGCTTAATATGATCCGTGCTTatgtaagattttatttttaactacaCAATAAGATCTTGGAAATTatgattaagtgtgataaattgccaagattttttttttttacgcctaacagtatatattttgtaacaatatatggaatagattttattttgaaaattttataaatcattgcaatattctctttaagaggattctttgaaatattaataagtgTATTTATATAGGCCACAAATtgactaattaatttataacattttaggtaaccaacctatatttaatctataacctattttgtaatcaatttataaaaattatatagtctaaaaaaagttatgtacttacattttgttatataggggatatataGGAGATTTGTAAAGTGTGGTCACAAAACCATTTTAAACTGAGTTTCAGAAATAACAGTATGTAAACAGATTAAACGATACATAGATAATATATCAGAATTCAGAAATAACAATAGTAATATGTTTTCTATTCCATATTAATTAATGGGCTTGTAAAGTCACAAAAAccagttaaaaacaaaaaatctggcCGACATGTCAGCACGAAGGAGTTGGTCTCCACGCAGAGTTATCGTAGCCGCAACAAGTGCGACAATCCTATTGGCTGATCGTGCTTTTCCCCTCTCCCCTACAAAAGCTAGCAGCTAGCTCTTCCCCAGACAATAACCCTTTCAATTATTTCTATTCTAATGTATTGTTATTTTCAATAGTTACAAATCTTGCAACCAATAATAAATTTCCATACTATAATACAAATAGTATTTGTTCACATATTTtgaaagatctttttttttttttacttcgttTCATATGTTAACACACATTTTGTTTCAACTACAAAATTTAGATCACATTCTGTTGTagtacataaatattttattaaaattctttttttttgtctaataataaaattacaatatttgtTAAAGTCTTGAAAAGTAAGTAAAGCTAGAAAATGTAAATGAATGGGGAGCAAGAAGTCTCGTGATTTCTCTCTGGTCAcagttttttcaactttttttggtACATTTCGATAacgaaatttgtttttgaatgtTATGATTTGACAAAGTTGGGTTTTTATCATAACTTACAATCGAACTCGTATAGTTTGGTACATCTCAGTCATGCCACATTTTGACCCATGATAAAACcatttatactataaaaaatGTGTAATGaaaattcaaccaaaagaaTACGAGGAACcgtcaacatatatataatacttaagAAACCTTCCACCATAAACACACATCTGACCATCACAATCAAGTTCAAATGAGAAGTATCGTAACATCGTGAATATATATGACCACTTGAATTTGGTCCAAAAAAACTCATACCAAGCAAGTGATAGAAAAAATGCGATAGAACTAACCACTTATGCACaatatttatttcaataaaatatgccataaacaaaatttaaccggtggaattaaagttttaataaaaaaaatacaaaaaagtaaTAACTGGTCCGAGCCATCATTCTTGCTACATGTCATGTTGATATCAAAAGAatctaaagagaaagaaaaataaaaagctgacagaaaagtcaaatatatacatttttaatatcttcCTAATTCCTCTCgttactttatttttcttattaaccGAGAAATTTccgccatctctctctctctctctcttcgtagCCCCTCACCGGAACGCGCCTTCGATCGAGGTCGCACGCACCACTACTACCCTCTTTCTTCATCGTACGTTTCCCCTCTCTCTCTgataaaaattgaatctttcaCAGAACCCACAAAGAAAAGTcgaatcctctctctctctctctctctctctctcttttcgcTTATCATCTTCCTCGAATTGTGGTTGGTTAGTCTCTGTTCTCTCTGCTCTCTGCACACACAAAGCCCTGCTGCTGTTGATACACGTGAGCCGCCATTAATGCTCCccctctcttttgttttcttcttccatgtCCGTTTCTTTATAGGTCCCTCcttattcgttttttttttcttcataaaaagtCTTAGATTTATGCATAATTTAGCCACACTACGTTTtatttcattcttcttcttccgtttctgcttcttcttatgAGTTACTATCTCGCATACAGTTTTCTATTTCACTCTCTTTGAGTTTTGATGAAATCAGGATCTTTTCGTTGGTGAATTTTCACTTTGGGTTAgtctttattaaataaattatgttttttttttttttgctctgcaTTTGTCATTTGTCATGGGACCGACATTGCTCCGGCAAGAGTTTCccaatctagggtttttttttttttttttaatactaattcccaagtgttttaattcaaataagGTTTCCGGCAAAAAGATTTGAGGCTTCTCTCATCTTTAAATTGCGTTGTAGCTTCTCATCAGTTAATTTCTAAGGTTTTTTCCTCATCGTTTGGTTCTTGTTTTCCCCAGGGTGAATCATTCTCTCATCTATGTTATCTGAACTACTCATTTCCTCCTTTGcatttttatgtttgagttctctGGCtaaggttgttttttttttttacagatagTTCTCagtttttttgggggttttttgTGGAAAAGAATTTAAGGTTTGGTCTTTTTCAGGTGATTTAGGGCGTTGCTGAATCAACTTTACATCTAGTGTTTGTTTCCGGCGAGCTTTTAAGTGAatcaatatgtttaattttGGTCGAGCAAGAAGCCAAGGGAGGCAGAACAGATCTATGTCTCTTGGAGGTGTGATTTTACTCTTGATCCTTGCTATTGATTTCACTTGGGGAAGGATCAATGTGTTGTCATTTTCAGTTAGCTCTGAAATTTTTGAGaatttagtttgaaaatttaGGTTGGTGGATGACATAATTTTTTGTGGGGTTTAGAGCTTCAAAGTGTGAgtcttttgtggttttttttaataattataatgtatatattaacAGACAGATCTTGCTGATGTTGGGAATGCAGGGCTGGATTATGCAGACCccaagaagaaaaacaattacTTGGGAAAGATTCTTTTGACAGCTTCTCTTACAGCTTTGTGCATTTTCATGCTCAAGCAATCTCCTACGTTCAATACTCCGAGCGTGGTATAACTCCTTACTGTCCTTTGCTTGAGTTGTTAGAGAAAGAAGGATGTTACTGGTGAAACATTGCTCAagtttctttcatttttgttgttctGTGTTTGCAGTTTTCTCTACATGAGCCAGGGGTTACACATGTTTTAGTCACTGGTGGTGCTGGGTATATCGGTTCACATGCAGCTCTAAGGCTTCTAAAGGAATCATACCGAGTGACCATTGTGGTATCTTTCTTTGGCTTACATAGATTCAGGTTTCTTTGTTCAGCTTTATTGTAAATGTCGATATCACAATTaattaaatctctctctctctctctgtttaacAGGACAATCTATCACGTGGGAATCTTGGCGCAGTCAAGATTTTGCAAGAACTGTTTCCTGAACCTGGAAGGCTTCAATTTATTTATGCTGATCTTGGAGATGCAAAGGCTGTCAATAAGATATTCACAGAAAACGCCTTTGACGCTGTGATGCATTTTGCCGCTGTTGCATATGTTGGGGAAAGCACACAATTCCCTCTTAAGTGAGTACATTGAGCAACTTTTCCCTGTGTAAATATATGATGAATCTGAAACAAGTAATTTTTTGTTCTGCCAATTACAGGTATTATCACAATATTACATCAAATACTTTGGTTGTATTAGAGACAATGGCTGCTCATGGAGTAAAGACTTTGATATATTCAAGTACTTGTGCAACGTATGGGGAGCCTGATGTTATGCCAATTACAGAGGAAACTCCACaggtgaaattttttttgtcaactgattTATAGTTATAGCCACAGTAATTCTTCTATGCACTCTAACCCCATAAACATTGTCAATTCAGGTGCCAATCAATCCATACGGTAAGGCCAAAAAGATGGCAGAAGATATCATTTTGGATTTCTCGAAGAACTCAGATATGGCAGTTATGATCTTAAGGTTGGTTTTATTGATACTCTTCTAAGTTTATCTAGTGGTATTGTGCATTTTCTCTTAACTTTCCCTGAGATTGACAAAGTTCTATTTCTACTAATATCCAGATATTTCAATGTGATTGGATCCGATCCAGAGGGTAGATTGGGTGAAGCCCCAAGGCCTGAGCTCCGAGAGCATGGACGCATCTCCGGTGCTTGCTTTGATGCAGCACGTGGTATCATGCCTGGCCTACAGGTAATCACTTTCTTCAGTTGAGGAACTTTTTCTGAAGTTAATCATGTTTTCTCGGAGCTTTTCACTTTCAGTTTTGGACAGGGTCTTGACTCTTTTATTCTTTGGACAGTCATCACAGATTGGCACTATTAGATTCTTTGAAAAGTtctgtcttttttgtttttggtatatttAGGGGATGGCACATGCTGTAGAACATGTTAAAAAATGTTTGCCAAAAAGCTGATAAGTAGTTTACCAGCTGAGCAAAAATACATAATTGAGACAACTTATTCCTTGAGTTTTCTTTATTAAAGCAAAGATTTAAATTAGTCTACTTGTTACATTCACGTGGGTATAAGCTAAGCTTTCAGTCTTCTCTAATCATAGACCTTCAttgaacttttctttttctttgatttatcCCCAGATCAAAGGAACAGACTACAAAACAGGTGATGGAACTTGCGTACGGGATTACATTGATGTCACTGACTTGGTTGATGCTCATGTTAAAGCTCTTCAAAAGGCAAAACCCCGCAAAGTCGGAATCTACAATGTTGGTACCGGGAAAGGTATGAGTATTGACTTTTGGCGTACATCAGTACTGTACTGAAGAAAAACTCCTACTGTTTAGCAAATGGATTTAAAGACTGTTTCTTTTTGCTGTGTGTGTTTGAGTAGGTAGCTCGGTGAAAGAGTTTGTTGAAGCGTGCAAGAAAGCAACTGGTGTTGAGATCAAGATCGAGTACTTGCCTAGACGTGCAGGTGATTACGCCGAGGTTTACAGTGACCCAAGCAAGATCAGGAAGGAACTTAATTGGACAGCTAAGCACACTAATCTCAAACAGAGTCTTGAGACGGCGTGGAGATGGCAGAAGCTCCACCGTAATGGCTACGGGTTAACCTCATCGGTCTCGGCTTACTGACTTTGTTCATTCCTATAGTTGATGCATGGAGATTTTGATTCCAGATGCGGTATCTGAGCAGAAGCGTAGGAGGAGATGatgtttcatatataaatataacataagATATATTATCCATACTATTAAAAAATGAGATCACATGATGagatttaattttgattgatattcATTTTGTAATGGCTTTAGGTTCTTTTAGGAAGCAGCCGTTCATTGTTACATGTACCTctctcaatatttttatttattagtctTAATAAAGCTTCCCTGGCTCTTTTATATGTTCACAAAAATTGGATCTAGCTgtgtttgtgtaattttgattCTCACAAGTATGACTTTTGTCTCATAAGTTAAGGAGGTCCTGGATTTGAAGGAACAAGATCCCTACTCTTGTTGgattaaaaactcaaatgaCAACAAAAGATTCAGTGAGAAATCAAAGTTAAATGCAACACATCCGGAAAACTGTTCATATATGATAATTTCAAGACAGAGTTTGTAAGATAATGATGTTCTTCTGGTAGATTATAAAGCTTATCGATTCCATGGGATTTGAGGTACTTTCAGGCGAAAGATTGAAGTGCTCTCTCGAAGTTATCTTCAGCTGATGCTGTTCGCTTCACAAGGACATGTTCAGGGTGTGAAAGTTTCAGTTGGCTGCAAAAAAAGATTGGAAATGGAGGAATAAGTCAGCTTACTGATGTGATTCATAGTTACGCAAATATTGCATAAGGTCatgaatatttttactttaggtAGCGCGAAGACGATTTCCCGACATGAAGACTGCATACAACTAGGTTTGCAAGAGTTTCTGGGTCTTTAGCATCCTGCAATGAGCATAAAcatctttgttttcaaacaTATCCATTTTCCAATAAACGAATAATTAAGAAGTTATAGACTTCTTGTAAGGAGTTTTATAGTATAAACATAGTTGATAAAGCAAGTGCAGCATATCCGGTGACATGAGAGAAATGGATTGAGGCTCATCACTCACCTTGTTGAGTGCTTCAAGTAGTAGAGTCTCAGCCTCTTCAAAATTACCCATATGCATGCAGCAAACTGCTTTGCCGTTCAAGATCAAGCTTGTCATTGGGTACTTCTCAGTGAAATCCTGGAAGATTAGATACGCTTCCTGTATCTTGGAACCCCCCTAAGATGATACAACAGTTTAACATTATTAGCAAACACATTAACAATCTTCTCTACACTatatggaaaaaagaagaagtagataTTCATATCATACAACTGCCAGGTTCAACCATGCACTCGCGAGTTGAGTGAGTGTGTGGTCTTCATCAATCTGTTGCATCACTCTCAGCTGTTTCTCAGCATAATCTGACCTATGCATCTTAATGAAAATCTGAACATTCAAAGCATGCCTACAAATATGCAGAAACAACAATCAATTACCGAGTAATGGTAAGACCTTAACAATCACTAAGACAagatccaacaacaacaaaaaaaaaaatcaaaaagcttaCAGATCCATGGTTCCTCCAGAATGAGTATGCTTGAGAGCGTCGTTATAGTCTTCCTCATGCATGAATATAGTACCAGCAACCAACCTAATAGTAGCATTGTTTCCTACAGTTGGATCAGCCAACCATTCCCTCAAGCTTAAAATGGTTGATTCCTAAACCAAAATCACAGATTCAAACAATGCATATCACAAACATTAGCAATCAAAATCCTAGAGTAATCTTAAATTCAGCTACAGAACATGAATCGGAACATCTCAAAATCTCCAGAATTACCTTATTTTCAGGACTCGATAGATACATAGCAAGGAGCTTCACTGCCTGCAGAGGAGTAGCAGCCGCTTCGTCGATCTCACTGATGACAAGCTACGAAGacgaaatttgaaaagaaataaaaaacgtaAATCACTAATTGATCAAAACAAATTGAAATCCAAATCAAAAAGTTCGAGAGCAGAGAGGCCAAAACCTGATAGCTACCGAGAGCAATGTAAGCGCGATGAACGAGACAGTCTCGCTCGACGATATCTTCCTGGGAGAGATTAGGGATCTCGCTGTTGTTGATCGCAGCTTGATAAGCACCCAAGTAGAAATGGTTTCTCAGATTGAAGAGATGATCTGGTCCTGCCATGGATGCCATtgtcttccttccttcttcttttcttcttcctcctctagaTCTCACAGATCCGCAAAATAGAGAAAACTGAAGTGTGtgaaataatcaaaaccaaaaattaaacaagtttATGTATAAAAGACCCCATACATTTCGATTTGTGCAAATAACACCAACTGTGATCTTTTTCCGGCCCAGTGGACTCCGTGCTATTAGTAAATGGGCTTTTGAGTTACCCAATAGTTCTGAACTGTGATACCTTTACACGTGTCTTACGTACGAACGGTTACGATCTTGTCTTTACCAAGAAAACGCGTTATTTATTGTCCGATCAGCGCGGGATGACGTCAGCAAACCCCGTTGAAAGCCACTCCGTACGATCGTGCTGTCACGTTTCGTGTCGACATACAATCCAACAGTTTATAAACACGTTTCATTCGTTTCCCCATTTAAATGAGCCGGTTACTACCCCGGAAATAGTTAAAAACCAGTTTACCGGTGTCGGTTTTTACATTTTATCAGCTAATACAGTCATCGTGACTGTAATTAACGGCGATTACTGCTTTCAGATTTAAATAACTGTTGACCAAAATACCCTTTACTCAAAAAAACGTTATTAGTTTGTAATCCGTTTTGCTCTCCTTATTTTTTGTGAGAGatcttttataattaaatttttttttttccgtttcgAAGTGAATGCGTGTAAGCAAGAGAGTTCGATTGTTCGAATTAGAGCCAAAAGAgctaaaacatcaaaaaaaaacctctgatttgttgttttgttaatgtAAGTTTCTTTGATCCTTCTCGAAATATTTGTGATCTTCTCCGATCgagtttttttgtctttctaaaaaacattttctttacgAATAGTTTGACTTTTCGTGTTCTTCTTGGTCAATACCGCCTGGTTCGTTCGTAAGTCGTAACCTGTTTCCGATTTGAGTCTGTAACTATCCTTTTATCTTAGTTTGATTTCTgatgttttttcattttttattataagcATGTTTTGATTCGAATGCATGCGCGTATACACTAATCCACAATCCAGAACTAGATGTATGTGTATCTATGTAGAGTGATGATTGATTAGACTCGATTTATGTGATGTTGAAGTGAAAAGTTATAATCTTTTTTGGAACTTGACCTGCGTTGTAAgataaaaatttgaactttTGCTATCGGATGCAATCTATTTGTGTAGCAGaactttgatgaatttgattttagtttGAGCATTTTGGGATTTGTGGATTTCCTGCAGGTTTTATGAAGTTGTATAGTGTTGTGATCTACATCTGAGTTTTATATATTGGCTTTTGAAATGGCGACGGAGTCTACAAGGAGTTGGTTTCAGATACGGCAGCAGAAACCTGATAAATCTAGTCCTACTAAAAAAGGACAAGAGGGTAATAATAATGTGAGGAATCTTGGCAGACCTCCTATGAATGATGCACCATCCAATGCTACTAAACAGAGAGTTGCTGCAGCAAAACAGTATATCGAGAATCNGCTGATGCGAAAAGATACCTTACGGGAAGATGAGACTCGGTTCTATGTTGCACAGACAATCCTGGCTATTGAGTCTATCCATAAGCATAATTACGTCCACAGGTTCTAACCACTGGCCTTTGAAGCTTTTCACATTGTTTTGTTGTCCATTTTATCGTTTTCTACAGTGCTTGTCAATTAGCTTTCAGTTGATATGTGGTGATAATTTTAACTCTCGTTTCTTCCTTTGATTTTTCAGAGATATAAAGCCTGATAATTTATTGATCACTCGTAACGGCCATATCAAGCTTTCGGATTTTGGATTGAGCAAGTCTTTGGAAAGCAAAAATTTTCCAGATTTCAAGGCGGAGCTTGTTGACAGGAATACAAAGCCTGCAGCAGAACATGACAGACACTCCAAGCCTCCTTNTGATTCTTCCTGTGACCTGTGACGCCAATGTTTTACTTCTTAGTAGTTATGTCATCTAGTACTGAGGCTTGAGATTACTTTTTTTGCTGTGAGTTCTGACTTTGTTTCCTAGACGAGGCATTGGTTTACTGGTTTAGATTGAACCTTCTGATATCAGCTTGCTCTTGATTACAGTCGGAGCATCTTGGAACAAAACCTAGCTGATGCTGATGTTCCTGTTGAAGACAAAATGAATATACTAaagaattttgagaaaaaagaaatggagtATATGCGTCTACAAAGACAGAAAATGGGAGTTGATGACTTTGAACTGCTGAGCATCATTGGCCGGGGTGCTTTCGGGGAGGTTTCTATCTTCACGCCCTTTTGTGATTGcctctcttcttttgttgcttCCTTTTTCTAAGCTTAGCTAATATATTGTCTCATCTTTACATTGATCTTTCGATTAAGTCATGCATTTTCAATTGCGATTTTTGTTGCTGtttcattttttggtttctcttacTGCCTATTATTTTCTGTCTATATAAACCAAAGCTTCCGTTAGTGATCTTAgttttgtattgattttatatattttatttctgttCAGGTGagaatttgtaaagaaaaaactaCTGGCAGCGTGTATGCAATGAAAAAGCTAAAGAAATCCGAGATGCTTCGAAGAGGGCAGGTAAAGCACTGTTTTATTGTATTTCTACAAAATCCAAGAGTTCCCTTGTGATTAAATTAGTCATTCATTAACATCTGTGAAAATACACTTATCCCTTTATGCGGTAAATATCAGGTGGAACATGTTAAAGCTGAAAGAAATGTGCTTGCAGAAGTCGATAGTCCATTCATCGTCAAGCTTTGCTATTCCTTCCAAGATGATGAGCATTTGTATCTTATTATGGAATACCTCCCTGGAGGTGATATGATGACACTGCTGATGCGAAAAGATACCTTACGGGAAGATGAGACTCGGTTCTATGTTGCACAGACAATCCTGGCTATTGAGTCTATCCATAAGCATAATTACGTCCACAGGTTCTAACCACTGGCCTTTGAAGCTTTTCACATTGTTTTGTTGTCCATTTTATCGTTTTCTACAGTGCTTGTCAATTAGCTTTCAGTTGATATGTGGTGATAATTTTAACTCTCGTTTCTTCCTTTGATTTTTCAGAGATATAAAGCCTGATAATTTATTGATCACTCGTAACGGCCATATCAAGCTTTCGGATTTTGGATTGAGCAAGTCTTTGGAAAGCAAAAATTTTCCAGATTTCAAGGCGGAGCTTGTTGACAGGAATACAAAGCCTGCAGCAGAACATGACAGACACTCCAAGCCTCCTTCTGCACCTAGGCGAACTCAGCAGGAACAGGTCTTACATTGGCAACAAAACAGAAGGACCCTGGTATGGATGGACTAGATTTACTTATCTCTATCTTTCCGTGGTTGCTGTTCTGTTACACCTGAATATCTTCTGAAATATTCCGTAAATAACGATTCTTTTTTGACTGAGAATGAAGTGAAAGGGATATTTTTCTGTTACTTAGAAAAGGAAGTTATATAAACCTTTTATTTGTCTATGGAAAATTGTCTAATCTGCCTTAAAGCTCCTTTGTCTTGTcctattttagttatttaaatgACGTTTCCATATAGTCCTAAGTCCTAACGTAATAAGATGGCTCTTTCGTGTACCGTTCAGGCTTTTTCTACAGTAGGAACTCCCGATTACATTGCTCCTGAGGTGCTTCTGAAGAAAGGGTATGGAATGGAGTGTGACTGGTTAGTTATCTTAACccttgtgttgtgtgttttacacTGTACGTTATAATTTATTCAGCTAACATTGtaaaaactgtttttaaataggTGGTCCCTTGGAGCAATCATGTTCGAGATGCTCGTGGGGTTTCCGCCATTCTACTCTGAAGAGCCTTTGGCAACATGTAGAAAGGTATGCATATATAGGCTTAAATAACCTTCTACTATATTATTTCCCAGTTAAATATAAGAATTTTAGATTAACCTCAAAATTAGCCTATCGATTAATCGGACTAGCTAGTGTATATGTTTTGAACCACATCTTTTGGTAACGTGTTGTATGGGTATGGCAGACCTATCCCTACTACGCTTGACTAGTATATCAAACAATTGCTCAGTTTATCTCTGCAGATTGTAAACTGGAAAACCTGCTTAAAATTTCCTGATGAAGCTAAACTCTCAATCGAAGTAAAAGATCTCATCCGAAGACTGCTCTGCAATGTCGAACAGAGGCTTGGAACCAAAGGAGTTCATGAAATTAAAGTACTTAAACACCATTCTCTTTGTATCAAGACAAAAGCTGAATTCTAGAATGAAATGTGCGTTAGATGTCTGATCTGCTTTCCCATTACAGGGACACCCTTGGTTTAGAGGAATAGAATGGGAACGACTATATGAGTCAAATGCTCCATATATACCACAAGTGAAGCATGA encodes the following:
- the LOC104757449 gene encoding serine/threonine-protein kinase 38-like, with translation MATESTRSWFQIRQQKPDKSSPTKKGQEGNNNVRNLGRPPMNDAPSNATKQRVAAAKQYIENXLMRKDTLREDETRRSILEQNLADADVPVEDKMNILKNFEKKEMEYMRLQRQKMGVDDFELLSIIGRGAFGEVRICKEKTTGSVYAMKKLKKSEMLRRGQVEHVKAERNVLAEVDSPFIVKLCYSFQDDEHLYLIMEYLPGGDMMTLLMRKDTLREDETRFYVAQTILAIESIHKHNYVHRDIKPDNLLITRNGHIKLSDFGLSKSLESKNFPDFKAELVDRNTKPAAEHDRHSKPPSAPRRTQQEQVLHWQQNRRTLAFSTVGTPDYIAPEVLLKKGYGMECDWWSLGAIMFEMLVGFPPFYSEEPLATCRKIVNWKTCLKFPDEAKLSIEVKDLIRRLLCNVEQRLGTKGVHEIKGHPWFRGIEWERLYESNAPYIPQVKHELDTQNFEKFDEVPSTCQTSSKSGPWRKMISSKDVNFLGYTFKNLEIVDEHHIPGMAELKRKSKTPKKPSLKTLFETPYPAPENQALQDLLDSPISSEGSRGSSGSPFSHPNQSHNSPRR
- the LOC104757448 gene encoding coatomer subunit epsilon-1, whose protein sequence is MASMAGPDHLFNLRNHFYLGAYQAAINNSEIPNLSQEDIVERDCLVHRAYIALGSYQLVISEIDEAAATPLQAVKLLAMYLSSPENKESTILSLREWLADPTVGNNATIRLVAGTIFMHEEDYNDALKHTHSGGTMDLHALNVQIFIKMHRSDYAEKQLRVMQQIDEDHTLTQLASAWLNLAVGGSKIQEAYLIFQDFTEKYPMTSLILNGKAVCCMHMGNFEEAETLLLEALNKDAKDPETLANLVVCSLHVGKSSSRYLNQLKLSHPEHVLVKRTASAEDNFERALQSFA
- the LOC104757446 gene encoding UDP-arabinose 4-epimerase 1, coding for MFNFGRARSQGRQNRSMSLGGLDYADPKKKNNYLGKILLTASLTALCIFMLKQSPTFNTPSVFSLHEPGVTHVLVTGGAGYIGSHAALRLLKESYRVTIVDNLSRGNLGAVKILQELFPEPGRLQFIYADLGDAKAVNKIFTENAFDAVMHFAAVAYVGESTQFPLKYYHNITSNTLVVLETMAAHGVKTLIYSSTCATYGEPDVMPITEETPQVPINPYGKAKKMAEDIILDFSKNSDMAVMILRYFNVIGSDPEGRLGEAPRPELREHGRISGACFDAARGIMPGLQIKGTDYKTGDGTCVRDYIDVTDLVDAHVKALQKAKPRKVGIYNVGTGKGSSVKEFVEACKKATGVEIKIEYLPRRAGDYAEVYSDPSKIRKELNWTAKHTNLKQSLETAWRWQKLHRNGYGLTSSVSAY